A genomic stretch from Lepisosteus oculatus isolate fLepOcu1 chromosome 7, fLepOcu1.hap2, whole genome shotgun sequence includes:
- the LOC138240738 gene encoding achaete-scute homolog 2-like, translated as METKRMLGAPAEAEEEREDEEEEEEEEEEGGGRRQRGSTAEGSRARSPEERNERERRRLRRVNAGFAALQKRVPQVSAARRASKLQILRAAQSYISHLQRAVRAAGGPRPPRGPSPGRGSGADSEGTLDSADCAELPLSDGSPSSSSSSLPLSASPSPPAPAGRAPACDSSPEPR; from the coding sequence ATGGAGACCAAGAGGATGCTCGGCGCGCCGGCCGAAGCGGAGGAGGAGCGGGAGGacgaagaggaggaagaggaggaggaggaggaggggggcgggAGGCGACAGAGGGGCAGCACGGCCGAGGGGAGCCGGGCCCGCTCGCCGGAGGAGAGGAACGAGAGGGAGCGGCGGCGGCTCCGCCGGGTGAACGCCGGCTTCGCGGCGCTGCAGAAGAGGGTGCCGCAGGTGTCGGCCGCCCGGCGCGCCAGCAAGCTGCAGATCCTGCGGGCCGCGCAGAGCTACATCTCGCACCTGCAGCGGGCGGTGCGCGCCGCCGGGGGGCCCCGGCCGCCCCGGGGCCCCTCGCCCGGCCGGGGCTCGGGCGCGGACTCGGAGGGCACCCTGGACTCGGCCGACTGCGCCGAGCTGCCCCTGTCGGACGGCTCcccgtcctcctcctcctcctccctcccgcTGTCGGCGTCCCCGTCCCCGCCGGCCCCCGCCGGGCGCGCCCCCGCCTGCGACTCCAGCCCTGAGCCCCGCTGA